The sequence AGCCACGGAGAGCGTGGTGAGTGTGATGCGGCGCTTGGCCCTGCGGCGGGCGGCCAGTTGGTCAGCCGGCTGCCCGGCAGCGGGAAGCGTGGTGGTGGCTGCCGCGCCCACCGGAAACACCGGGGTGGTGGCTGCCGAGGGGCCAGCCATCAGCGCCGCGATGTCGGCAGAAGGCGCCGGGGCCTCGGCCGCCAGGGCGCGAAGATGGAGCAGTGCGTCGCGGAGCTGGCCGTCGCCGCCCATGCCTGCCTCCAGCAGAAGCTGGTCAACGGCACCGTCGTTCCGGGATCCTGCGGTATCACTCATGATGTGCCTGGTTTCTCTTGAGCGTTTGTGCCTTGAGGTTATGGAGGGCCCGGCGCTGGAGCTGCTTGATGGCTCCGGTGCTCTTGCCCATGATGGCGGCTACCTGCTCGATGGACAGGTCCGCAACGACGCGAAGGGCCAGGACCTCCTGGTGTTCTTCGCTGAGGCCTTCCAGCATGGCTTCGGCACCGGCCGTCAGTTCCACCGCGTGGTCCTCCGCGGACGGGGTGGTCCGGGCATCAAGCTGGGGGTCGTAGGGCGTCAACTGAGGCCTGCGCTCCTGCCGGCGGTAGTGGTCCACCATGCGGGCGTGGGCGATTGAGAAGATCAGGGACTTTGCGCCCTGCAGTCCACCGGTGAGGGTGCCGGTCCGCGGGTAGAAAGCCATGAAGACGTCCTGGGTCACAGCCTCGGGATCATCCAGTCCGCGCGCTTTAAGGTACCCCTGCACCGGGCCCGCGAAGGTTCGATAGGCAGCAGCGAACAACACGGCCGGATCAGTTCCGGCTGCGTTGTCGAATATGTCGATCTCTTCTTGGGCCAAAGTGTCCAGCACCAGCGGCTCCTCCATCCCGGGATCAGGCCCTTGCCTTATCCCGGTTTC comes from Pseudarthrobacter sp. NIBRBAC000502770 and encodes:
- a CDS encoding RNA polymerase sigma factor — translated: MEEPLVLDTLAQEEIDIFDNAAGTDPAVLFAAAYRTFAGPVQGYLKARGLDDPEAVTQDVFMAFYPRTGTLTGGLQGAKSLIFSIAHARMVDHYRRQERRPQLTPYDPQLDARTTPSAEDHAVELTAGAEAMLEGLSEEHQEVLALRVVADLSIEQVAAIMGKSTGAIKQLQRRALHNLKAQTLKRNQAHHE